One segment of Neobacillus endophyticus DNA contains the following:
- a CDS encoding pseudouridine synthase produces MRIDKLLANLGYGSRKEVKQLLKSGAVKVDDQLVKDAKQHVDPNTQMVILNGEVIEYKEFIYLMMNKPQGVISATEDHSDETVIDLLELEDQVYEPFPVGRLDKDTEGLLLITNDGQLAHRLLSPKKHVPKTYFAVIDREVTEEDVNAFAEGVTLDDGYKTKPGELKILKSGIRSDIELTITEGKFHQVKRMFEAVGKRVVYLQRISMGPLKLDETLELGEYRELTDEEVELLKNYQVK; encoded by the coding sequence TTGAGAATTGATAAATTGCTGGCCAATCTTGGCTATGGAAGCCGGAAAGAGGTTAAACAGCTTCTAAAAAGCGGTGCTGTTAAGGTGGACGACCAGTTGGTCAAGGATGCGAAACAGCATGTGGATCCAAACACACAAATGGTCATCTTAAACGGAGAAGTCATTGAATATAAAGAATTTATTTATTTGATGATGAATAAGCCTCAAGGGGTAATCTCGGCAACGGAAGATCATTCTGATGAAACTGTCATCGATTTATTGGAACTGGAAGATCAAGTATACGAGCCATTCCCAGTCGGCAGGCTTGACAAGGATACAGAGGGTCTGTTGCTTATTACCAACGATGGACAATTAGCCCATCGTTTGCTGTCTCCCAAAAAGCACGTTCCTAAGACTTATTTTGCGGTGATTGATCGTGAAGTAACTGAAGAAGATGTCAACGCTTTTGCTGAAGGAGTGACCTTGGATGACGGTTATAAAACAAAACCTGGAGAACTGAAAATTTTAAAGTCCGGGATTCGTTCAGATATTGAATTAACTATTACTGAGGGAAAGTTTCATCAGGTCAAACGAATGTTTGAAGCTGTGGGAAAAAGAGTCGTATACCTGCAGCGCATTTCAATGGGACCGTTAAAACTTGATGAAACACTCGAACTCGGGGAATACCGTGAATTAACTGATGAAGAAGTTGAACTATTAAAAAATTATCAAGTCAAGTAG
- a CDS encoding amino acid permease, with amino-acid sequence MQLPGNNSELKRTMKTRHLFMISLGGVIGSGLFLGSGYTIHQAGPMGAILSYIVGGFIMFLTMLCLGELSVAMPISGSFQTYTTKFIGPGTGFALGWLYWLGWAVTVALELLSAGQSMQRWFPHSPVWMWCLIFAAVLFALNALSARAFGETEFWFSSIKILAILAFIILGGAVMFGFIHMKSGQAAPYFSNFSAHGLLPNGLTALLMTMITVNFSFQGTELIGIAAGESEDPEKTIPKSIRQTVWRTLFFFVLAIFVLSGLIPMSKAGVIESPFVTVFDSIGIPYAADMMNFVVLTALLSVANSGLYAATRMLYAMSKEKMASPILTKVTSKGVPLNALIITIGIALLSLLSSVVAEKTVFLWLISVAGLGAQVGWISITASQIAFRRKFIREGGHVSDLKFKTPLYPFLPILGLVLNCLVLISLVFDPDQRIAIYCGIPFVAACYLIYHFKIKKNREQDGTNREQELQLQNDKKMVI; translated from the coding sequence ATGCAATTACCTGGAAACAACAGTGAATTAAAAAGAACAATGAAGACCAGGCATTTATTCATGATTTCACTTGGAGGAGTCATCGGCTCCGGCCTATTTTTAGGATCTGGATATACGATCCACCAAGCCGGCCCAATGGGAGCCATTCTTTCCTATATTGTCGGCGGCTTTATCATGTTCTTAACCATGCTATGTCTTGGAGAATTATCAGTCGCCATGCCAATTTCAGGTTCCTTTCAAACGTATACGACTAAATTTATCGGCCCAGGTACAGGATTCGCACTAGGTTGGTTATATTGGTTAGGCTGGGCGGTAACTGTTGCATTGGAGCTCTTATCAGCAGGTCAGTCCATGCAAAGATGGTTCCCACACTCCCCAGTTTGGATGTGGTGTTTGATTTTCGCTGCTGTTCTATTTGCACTAAATGCTCTATCAGCACGAGCTTTCGGTGAAACTGAATTTTGGTTTTCCAGCATCAAAATCCTTGCCATTTTAGCGTTTATCATACTTGGCGGAGCAGTTATGTTTGGTTTTATTCATATGAAAAGCGGACAAGCAGCACCATATTTCTCAAATTTTTCAGCACACGGGCTTCTGCCAAATGGTCTTACTGCCCTCTTGATGACAATGATTACAGTTAACTTCTCATTCCAAGGAACAGAGTTAATTGGGATTGCAGCCGGCGAAAGTGAAGATCCTGAAAAAACGATTCCTAAATCCATTCGACAAACTGTTTGGCGCACACTATTCTTTTTCGTATTAGCTATTTTTGTTTTATCGGGTTTAATCCCAATGTCTAAAGCCGGAGTCATTGAGAGCCCGTTTGTAACTGTCTTTGACAGCATTGGTATCCCTTACGCAGCAGACATGATGAACTTTGTTGTTCTTACTGCATTACTTTCTGTTGCCAACTCTGGACTATATGCTGCTACTCGTATGTTATACGCCATGTCAAAAGAAAAAATGGCAAGCCCCATTTTAACAAAAGTAACAAGTAAAGGCGTTCCGTTAAATGCCCTTATTATTACAATCGGTATTGCTTTATTATCACTATTATCAAGTGTTGTAGCTGAAAAAACTGTGTTTTTATGGCTGATCTCCGTGGCAGGTCTTGGTGCTCAAGTTGGATGGATTTCAATCACAGCATCACAAATTGCCTTCCGCAGGAAATTTATTCGCGAAGGCGGTCATGTAAGCGATCTTAAATTTAAAACACCACTATATCCGTTCCTTCCAATCCTTGGATTAGTGTTAAACTGTCTTGTTTTGATCAGCTTAGTATTTGACCCGGATCAGCGGATTGCCATCTATTGCGGTATTCCATTTGTTGCTGCCTGCTACTTAATCTACCATTTCAAAATTAAAAAGAATCGGGAGCAGGATGGTACAAATAGAGAACAGGAACTGCAACTGCAAAATGACAAGAAAATGGTTATTTAA
- the speD gene encoding adenosylmethionine decarboxylase produces MKLTHEQAIELHGFNNLTKSLSFNMYDICFTRTKEEREAYLHYIDEQYSAERLTTILKNVSDIIGAHVLNIASQDFEPAGASVTLLVSEAPVELTTEEVFEESPGPLPESVVMQLDKSHITVHTYPEFHPDEGISTFRADIDVSTCGEISPLKALHYLIRSFETDVMTIDYRVRGFTRDKDGNKLFIDHEISSIQNYIPDDLVELFDMIDVNVYQENIFHTKCKLREFDLNNYLFGYTKDTLTPDEHIEITERIKLEMDEIFYGKNIV; encoded by the coding sequence ATGAAATTAACGCACGAGCAGGCAATTGAATTACATGGTTTTAATAACCTGACGAAATCATTAAGTTTTAATATGTATGATATTTGCTTCACAAGAACAAAGGAGGAACGCGAAGCTTATTTGCATTATATTGATGAACAATATAGTGCTGAACGATTGACGACGATTTTAAAAAATGTCTCGGACATTATTGGAGCTCATGTATTAAATATTGCGAGTCAGGATTTTGAGCCTGCAGGAGCAAGTGTGACACTGTTGGTATCTGAAGCCCCAGTTGAACTTACGACCGAAGAAGTTTTTGAAGAATCACCCGGCCCGCTGCCAGAATCTGTAGTGATGCAGCTAGATAAAAGTCATATTACGGTTCATACATATCCCGAATTTCATCCTGATGAAGGAATCAGCACCTTCAGGGCGGATATTGATGTATCCACCTGTGGAGAAATTTCACCTCTTAAGGCGCTTCATTATTTAATCCGTTCGTTTGAAACGGATGTGATGACCATTGATTACCGAGTGCGCGGTTTTACGAGAGACAAGGATGGAAATAAATTGTTTATTGACCATGAGATCAGTTCCATTCAAAATTATATTCCAGATGATTTAGTGGAATTGTTTGACATGATTGATGTGAATGTCTATCAAGAGAATATTTTTCATACCAAATGTAAACTACGTGAATTCGATTTAAATAATTATTTATTTGGTTATACAAAAGACACATTAACGCCAGACGAACACATTGAAATAACGGAAAGAATCAAGCTGGAGATGGATGAAATTTTTTACGGAAAAAATATAGTTTAA
- a CDS encoding ArsR/SmtB family transcription factor codes for MMASSARHDVFQAIADPTRRRLLKLLSGEEMPVTAISEHFPISRTAVSKHLRVLADAGLVQERKVGRETRYKLEPKPLYEVTDWLRYFEIFWENKLAALRQLVESNGEETKQSERAFEVIENHSINETKK; via the coding sequence ATAATGGCTTCTTCTGCTAGACATGACGTCTTTCAAGCCATAGCTGACCCTACACGCCGCAGACTGCTGAAGCTTTTAAGCGGAGAGGAAATGCCTGTAACGGCAATTAGTGAGCACTTCCCGATCAGCCGCACGGCGGTTTCCAAACACCTTAGGGTATTAGCAGATGCGGGACTAGTCCAGGAGAGAAAAGTCGGGAGAGAGACGAGGTACAAGCTCGAGCCTAAGCCCTTATACGAGGTAACAGACTGGCTGCGCTATTTTGAAATCTTTTGGGAAAATAAATTGGCGGCTCTTAGACAATTGGTGGAATCCAATGGGGAAGAGACAAAGCAATCCGAAAGAGCTTTTGAGGTAATCGAGAATCATTCTATAAATGAAACAAAAAAGTGA
- a CDS encoding DUF2935 domain-containing protein — MQFYYGQQMPLRILDEAEFWKHQEEEHTVVIRELVKGLEEEFVDALQKWETALAETHQQVVRYIETVIRSGMQVSDQLYQEVLQLVSYCLQQSQSFIQLCEQIKTQSVAVSSNHTAKVVLLHIIRESEYFIGIAQALLYSSQGSSQ; from the coding sequence ATGCAATTTTATTATGGCCAGCAGATGCCATTAAGGATTTTAGATGAAGCGGAGTTTTGGAAGCATCAAGAGGAGGAGCATACGGTTGTAATTCGGGAACTGGTAAAAGGCTTGGAAGAGGAATTTGTTGATGCTCTGCAAAAATGGGAAACGGCTCTGGCTGAAACACATCAGCAGGTGGTCAGGTATATAGAAACAGTTATCCGCTCAGGAATGCAGGTTTCTGATCAGCTCTATCAAGAGGTATTGCAGTTAGTTTCCTATTGTTTACAGCAGAGCCAATCATTTATTCAGCTGTGCGAGCAAATAAAAACACAAAGTGTGGCTGTAAGCAGTAATCATACTGCAAAAGTAGTCCTCCTGCATATTATTCGTGAATCCGAGTATTTCATTGGCATTGCGCAGGCATTATTATACAGCAGCCAAGGAAGCAGCCAATAA
- a CDS encoding SRPBCC family protein yields the protein MEQQSLQDIRYTLVYNAPIQKVWDAVATAEGLTAWFMPNDMKPVVGHEFHLNAGQFGMSPCKVTDVDPPNRLSFRWGKDWTLTFELKDLDGKTEFTLIHSGWDANTVTEFGAPHTAVRENMNQGWGGLVKKLQGFVEV from the coding sequence ATGGAACAACAATCATTACAAGATATACGCTATACATTAGTTTATAATGCTCCGATTCAGAAGGTATGGGATGCAGTGGCCACGGCTGAGGGCCTTACTGCATGGTTTATGCCAAATGATATGAAGCCTGTCGTAGGCCATGAATTTCATTTGAATGCCGGTCAATTTGGCATGTCTCCATGTAAAGTGACGGATGTGGATCCTCCGAATCGTTTATCTTTTAGATGGGGGAAAGATTGGACACTCACATTTGAATTAAAGGATCTCGATGGAAAAACAGAATTCACGCTCATCCATTCAGGTTGGGATGCAAACACAGTTACAGAGTTTGGAGCACCGCATACAGCCGTACGTGAAAATATGAATCAAGGATGGGGCGGTCTCGTGAAAAAATTGCAAGGATTTGTTGAGGTGTAA